The Candidatus Binataceae bacterium genome contains the following window.
CGCACCGCGGGCGCTTACTACCTAGTGGGCTATGGCGGGAAAATCGAAATTCCGACGATGGACCTGATCGTCAGCGAGAAATCGATCATCGGCAATCTCGTCGGCAACTATGCCGAGCTGTTTGAGCTGATGGCGCTCGCGGAGCGCGGCTTGGTGAAGCTCGCGACGAAGGAATATCCATTGAGCGCGGCGGACGGGGCGCTTCACGATCTCCACGCGGGCAAGGTGAAGGGAAGGGCGGTACTGGTTCCATGAATCGAGTGAGCTGGTGGAACGTAGGACTGTTGACTGTATGTTTTGCGGCGGGCGGCGTCGGGTACTCGCAAGCAGCCGGAGTGAGCGAGAAAGCCACCGCGCAGGCCAACGATCTTTACGAATCTCGATGCGAGTCGTGTCACGGCGAGGAAGGGCATGGCGATGGCCCGGGAGCGGTTGCACTCGGCACCAAGCCGGCGAACTTCAGCAGCAAAAAATTCCAGCGCAAGGTGACGGATAAGCAAATCGCGACAGCGATCGTGCAGGGCGGCGCGGCGCTGGGGCTCAGCCAGGAGATGCAGCCGAATCCCGATCTTGCAAATCAGCCTGAAGTGGTGCAAGCGCTGGTTGCAAAAGTGCGTCAGTTCGGCAAGTGAGTATCGAAGGAGAGCAACTGTGGAGATGAAACGCCGCGAATTTCTCAAGACCAGCGCCCTGGTGGTTGCGGGCGCGGCGGCTGTCGCGACCGGAGTGCCACTGGTGGCAAGCGCCGACGATCAATGGTCGTCGCTCAAGACGCTCGACAAGCATCAGGCCGACACTCTGCTCAAAATGACGCGGCAGATTTTTCCGCATGACAACGTTCCCGATTCCGCTTACGCCAAAGTAGTCGTCGTGCTCGACACCGACGCCGGCACATCGCCCGAGACCGCCAAGCTTCTCAAAGACGGTATCGAGCAAATCGACACCGTGAACGGCGCGGGCTTTGCGACTTTGTCCGCCGATCAGCAGGTCATCGTGCTCAAGAAAATCGAAACCGGGCCCTTCTTTCAGAAGGTTCACGCGACCGAGTTGCAATCGTTCTACAGCGATCCTGAAGTCTGGAAGATTCTCGGCTACCAGGGACCGTCGTTTCCGAAGGGCGGATACCTGCATCGCGGCTTCAACGATCTTACCTGGCTGCCGAATCCTCCCGCGTCGGCGAGCCCCAAGGCGTCCTGATCGGCGGAGGAAACTGCGATGGCGCAACACGATCTCAATGACGATTCGGTAGTTGTGATTGTCGGCTCGGGAGCGGGCGGCGGCACTCTTGCCAACGAGCTTACGCAAAAAGGGATGAAGGTTGTTCTGTTCGAGGCGGGAGCGCGTCAATCGCCGGCGACGTTCGTGAACCAGGAGTGGCCGGCGTTCAATCAGCTCGCGTGGCTCGACAAGCGGACGACATCCGGCACCTGGCAGATCGCCAAGGACTTCCCGAATTTGCCGGCGTGGATCTGCAAAACGGTTGGCGGCACGACTACTCACTGGGCGGGCGCCTCGCTGCGACTCCAGGAGCACGAGTTCAAGGCCAAGACGACTTACTCCGGAATCAAGAACGCGAATCTGCTCGACTGGCCGATCACGCTCGCCGATCTCGAGCCTTACTATCCCAAGGCCGAGAACAAGATGGGCGTGACGCGCACTAACGACATCCCGGGCCTGCCCGGCAACAACAATTTCAAGGTGATGTACAACGGCGCGGTCAAGCTCGGATACAAAACCTGCTCGACCGGCAGGATGGCGATCAACAGCCGCCCGCGCGATGGCCGTTCGTCATGCTGGCAGATGGGATTCTGCTTCCAGGGATGCAAGTCCGGCGCGAAGTGGTCAACGCTCTACACTGAGATTCCCAAGGCCGAGGCGACGGGCAAGCTCGATCTGAGATCGGAATGCATGGCGCTCCAGATTCAACATGACGACAAGGGCAAGGCGACGGGCTTGCTCTATGCGGACAAGGACGGTGCGCATCATTATCAGAAGGCGCGCGTCGTGTGCGTCGCATGCAATTCGATCGAGTCGCCGCGCCTCTTGCTCAACTCGCAATCGTCAACCTTCCCGCACGGGCTCGCGAATTCGTCGGGCCAGGTCGGCAAGAACTACATGCGGCATACGACGGGCTCGGTATTCGGCATTTTCAGGGAGCCGGTGCATTTTTATCGCGGCACGGTGATGGCCGGGATTATCCAGGACGAAGCGGAGCTCAATACCAAGCGCGGCTTTACCGGCGGTTTCGAGTTCGAGACGATCTCGCTCGGCCTGCCGTTCACCGCCGCATTTCTCAACCCTGGCGCATGGGGGCGCGACTACACGAAGCAGCTCGAGGGTTATCCCAACATGGCTGCGATGTGGATCGTCGGCGAAGACATGCCGCAGGAGACCAACGCCGTCACGCTTCATCCGACGGAGAAGGACAAATGGGGATTGCCGATACCCAATGTGCATTACGACGATCAC
Protein-coding sequences here:
- a CDS encoding c-type cytochrome; amino-acid sequence: MSEKATAQANDLYESRCESCHGEEGHGDGPGAVALGTKPANFSSKKFQRKVTDKQIATAIVQGGAALGLSQEMQPNPDLANQPEVVQALVAKVRQFGK
- a CDS encoding gluconate 2-dehydrogenase subunit 3 family protein; the protein is MKRREFLKTSALVVAGAAAVATGVPLVASADDQWSSLKTLDKHQADTLLKMTRQIFPHDNVPDSAYAKVVVVLDTDAGTSPETAKLLKDGIEQIDTVNGAGFATLSADQQVIVLKKIETGPFFQKVHATELQSFYSDPEVWKILGYQGPSFPKGGYLHRGFNDLTWLPNPPASASPKAS
- a CDS encoding GMC family oxidoreductase, coding for MAQHDLNDDSVVVIVGSGAGGGTLANELTQKGMKVVLFEAGARQSPATFVNQEWPAFNQLAWLDKRTTSGTWQIAKDFPNLPAWICKTVGGTTTHWAGASLRLQEHEFKAKTTYSGIKNANLLDWPITLADLEPYYPKAENKMGVTRTNDIPGLPGNNNFKVMYNGAVKLGYKTCSTGRMAINSRPRDGRSSCWQMGFCFQGCKSGAKWSTLYTEIPKAEATGKLDLRSECMALQIQHDDKGKATGLLYADKDGAHHYQKARVVCVACNSIESPRLLLNSQSSTFPHGLANSSGQVGKNYMRHTTGSVFGIFREPVHFYRGTVMAGIIQDEAELNTKRGFTGGFEFETISLGLPFTAAFLNPGAWGRDYTKQLEGYPNMAAMWIVGEDMPQETNAVTLHPTEKDKWGLPIPNVHYDDHANDLAMRNYAFDRGCALYDSVGAVQTIKVPPYPSTHNLGTCRMSESARDGVCNKHGQSHDIKNLFISDGSQFTTSAAENPTLTIVTLAIRQANYISEECAKQNI